From Pleurocapsa minor HA4230-MV1, one genomic window encodes:
- a CDS encoding BrnT family toxin: protein MNPYDFADAVSVFSDELAITIFDDRFEEERFITIGIDLFNRILVVVYTMRDDEIRLVSARKASKNERLQYEEG from the coding sequence CTGAATCCTTACGATTTTGCTGATGCTGTATCAGTCTTTTCTGACGAATTAGCAATCACTATTTTTGATGATCGCTTTGAGGAAGAAAGATTTATTACCATTGGAATAGATCTTTTTAATAGGATTTTAGTTGTGGTTTACACTATGCGAGATGATGAAATTCGTCTAGTTTCTGCCCGTAAAGCCAGTAAAAACGAGCGATTACAATATGAGGAAGGATAA
- a CDS encoding BrnA antitoxin family protein, whose protein sequence is MNSEYDFSQGSRGAVEPIPPGKSRITIRLDDDVLAWFRAEVHEKGGGSYQALMNEALRQHIQQKREPLEDTLRRVLREELKQVEK, encoded by the coding sequence ATGAACTCTGAATATGATTTTAGCCAAGGTTCGCGGGGCGCTGTTGAACCAATTCCACCAGGCAAAAGCCGTATTACAATTCGCCTAGATGATGATGTTTTGGCTTGGTTTCGGGCGGAAGTCCACGAAAAAGGCGGTGGCAGTTACCAAGCATTAATGAACGAGGCACTGCGACAACATATCCAACAAAAACGTGAACCGTTAGAAGATACATTACGGCGAGTTTTGCGAGAAGAACTAAAGCAAGTAGAAAAATAG